One stretch of Saccharopolyspora erythraea DNA includes these proteins:
- a CDS encoding DeoR/GlpR family DNA-binding transcription regulator, whose product MSSAPKKQSPRLLRQQKIVDHVVSNGFASAAELSSLTGVSLMTVHRDLDDLVTRGLLRKFHGGVSAQPSTVFESSSDFRLHTHTREKDALAAEGLRMVAPGMSVMIDDSTTALALARLLPDVGPLTVVSNYRQVQEALREVPDIRLIGLGGEYSRTHDSYLGLPCQEMVSSFSVDIVFLSTSAMNAQMTYHQEQEIVLVKRAMLESASTRVLMMDASKVGRAALHRFAPVSAFDHVLLAGEFDPELVEAMREHTDVRQAALT is encoded by the coding sequence ATGTCGTCCGCACCGAAGAAGCAGTCGCCCCGGCTCCTGCGGCAGCAGAAGATCGTCGACCACGTGGTCTCCAACGGCTTCGCCAGCGCCGCGGAGCTGTCGAGCCTGACCGGGGTCAGCCTGATGACGGTGCACCGCGACCTCGACGACCTGGTCACCCGCGGCCTGCTGCGCAAGTTCCACGGCGGGGTCTCCGCCCAGCCGTCGACGGTGTTCGAGAGCAGCTCGGACTTCCGGCTGCACACCCACACCCGGGAGAAGGACGCGCTCGCGGCCGAGGGGCTGCGCATGGTGGCGCCGGGGATGTCGGTCATGATCGACGACTCGACCACCGCGCTGGCCCTGGCCCGGCTGTTGCCCGACGTCGGCCCGCTGACCGTGGTCAGCAACTACCGCCAGGTGCAGGAGGCGCTGCGCGAGGTGCCCGACATCAGGCTGATCGGCCTGGGCGGCGAGTACTCCCGCACCCACGACTCCTACCTCGGGCTGCCCTGCCAGGAGATGGTCAGCAGCTTCTCGGTGGACATCGTGTTCCTGTCGACCTCGGCGATGAACGCCCAGATGACCTACCACCAGGAGCAGGAGATCGTGCTGGTCAAGCGCGCGATGCTGGAGAGCGCCAGCACCCGGGTGCTGATGATGGACGCCAGCAAGGTCGGCCGCGCGGCCCTGCACCGCTTCGCCCCCGTCAGCGCCTTCGACCACGTCCTGCTCGCCGGCGAGTTCGACCCGGAGCTCGTGGAAGCCATGCGCGAGCACACCGACGTGCGCCAAGCTGCCCTGACCTGA
- a CDS encoding class II aldolase/adducin family protein, producing the protein MNEFDARRREVIDIARRMTADGLVVGTSGNVSVRCGDLVAVTPSGVDYDDLVVDGIPLVDLDGTVVSGSLSPTSELPMHLTAYREHDAQAVVHTHSLYATALSLLRDDVPAVHYQLADFGGSVVVADYATFGSDRLAETMSEALKGRAGCVLRNHGTVTIGRNLAQAYNRARQLEWLCQLWLTAAQVGTPRLLDDAELASAAKRFSTYGQSSR; encoded by the coding sequence TTGAACGAGTTCGATGCCCGGCGCCGGGAGGTCATCGACATCGCCCGGAGGATGACCGCCGACGGCCTCGTCGTCGGCACCTCGGGCAACGTGTCGGTCCGGTGCGGTGATCTCGTCGCGGTGACGCCTTCGGGCGTCGACTACGACGACCTCGTCGTGGACGGCATCCCGCTGGTGGACCTCGACGGCACCGTGGTGTCGGGCTCGCTGAGCCCGACCTCGGAGCTGCCGATGCACCTCACCGCCTACCGGGAGCACGACGCCCAGGCCGTGGTGCACACCCATTCCCTGTACGCGACGGCGCTCTCCCTGCTGCGCGACGACGTGCCCGCGGTGCACTACCAGCTCGCCGACTTCGGCGGCAGCGTCGTGGTGGCGGACTACGCGACGTTCGGCAGCGACCGGTTGGCCGAGACGATGTCGGAGGCGCTGAAGGGGCGTGCCGGCTGCGTCTTGCGCAACCACGGCACGGTCACGATCGGCAGGAACCTGGCGCAGGCCTACAACCGGGCGCGGCAACTCGAGTGGCTGTGCCAGCTCTGGTTGACCGCGGCGCAGGTGGGCACGCCGAGGTTGCTGGACGACGCCGAGCTCGCGAGCGCCGCCAAGCGGTTCTCGACCTACGGGCAGTCCTCCCGCTGA
- a CDS encoding MFS transporter yields MTTATPAGSGSLLDRWGLPKALVYGYIGVLLFMIGDGVESGFISPYMADHGAGSDVHAGYVITVYGVAVMIASWFSGALSDVWGPRRVMIVGFVIWVVFDVLYLVFALGTQNYVLMLVFYGIRGFGYPLFAFGFLVWITSTAPSARLGAAVGWFYFAFTGGLPTLGSLWASMTTPYIGQLGTLWSALVLIGLGGVFALFGVKERTGYGRLIPQEVTLGESLSSSVSVIWTHPRVFVGCIVRIINTAPEFGMLVFLPRIFSDGLGFGESKWLQLLAIIYGTNIVFNLIFGVVGDKIGWRRTIATFGGVGCAISVALLYFIPVWLGPDYYWAAVLVGMFYGATLAGFVPISALIPSMAPTNKGGAMALLNLGAGGATFVGPAIASLFFPVAGAAGVTLIFAGLYVVAALLTTQLKIPKDAEAAIREGKSLQEVGATAR; encoded by the coding sequence GTGACCACAGCCACTCCTGCGGGATCCGGGTCCCTGCTCGACAGATGGGGCCTGCCGAAAGCACTGGTCTACGGCTACATCGGCGTGCTCCTGTTCATGATCGGCGACGGGGTCGAGTCCGGCTTCATCTCGCCGTACATGGCAGACCACGGCGCGGGCAGCGACGTGCACGCGGGCTACGTGATCACCGTCTACGGCGTCGCGGTGATGATCGCGTCGTGGTTCTCCGGTGCGCTCTCCGACGTGTGGGGCCCGCGCCGGGTGATGATCGTCGGCTTCGTGATCTGGGTCGTCTTCGACGTCCTGTACCTGGTGTTCGCGCTCGGCACGCAGAACTACGTGCTCATGCTCGTGTTCTACGGCATCCGCGGCTTCGGCTATCCGCTGTTCGCCTTCGGTTTCCTGGTGTGGATCACCTCCACCGCTCCCAGCGCGCGCCTGGGCGCGGCCGTCGGCTGGTTCTACTTCGCCTTCACCGGCGGCCTGCCGACGCTGGGTTCGCTGTGGGCGAGCATGACCACTCCCTATATCGGTCAGCTCGGCACCCTGTGGTCGGCGCTGGTGCTGATCGGTCTCGGCGGCGTGTTCGCGCTCTTCGGGGTCAAGGAGCGCACCGGCTACGGCCGGTTGATCCCGCAGGAAGTCACGTTGGGCGAGAGCCTCAGCAGCAGCGTCTCGGTGATCTGGACGCACCCGCGGGTGTTCGTCGGATGCATCGTGCGGATCATCAACACCGCACCCGAGTTCGGCATGCTGGTGTTCCTGCCGCGCATCTTCTCCGACGGTCTGGGCTTCGGCGAGAGCAAGTGGCTGCAACTGCTGGCGATCATCTACGGCACCAACATCGTGTTCAACCTGATCTTCGGCGTGGTCGGCGACAAGATCGGCTGGCGCCGGACGATCGCGACATTCGGCGGCGTCGGGTGTGCGATCAGCGTGGCATTGCTGTACTTCATCCCGGTGTGGCTGGGCCCCGACTACTACTGGGCGGCGGTCCTGGTCGGCATGTTCTACGGCGCGACGCTGGCGGGCTTCGTCCCGATCTCGGCGCTCATCCCGTCGATGGCACCGACGAACAAGGGTGGCGCGATGGCGCTGCTCAACCTCGGCGCCGGTGGCGCGACGTTCGTCGGACCGGCCATCGCGAGCCTGTTCTTCCCGGTGGCCGGGGCCGCCGGGGTGACGTTGATCTTCGCCGGGCTCTACGTGGTCGCCGCGCTGCTGACCACGCAGCTCAAGATTCCCAAGGACGCCGAAGCGGCGATCAGGGAGGGCAAGAGCCTGCAGGAGGTCGGTGCCACGGCCCGCTGA
- a CDS encoding FGGY-family carbohydrate kinase, with translation MILGVDVGTSVTKASLLGRDGTATVTHGVRSTLRRLPGGRVEQDLDEVLETVLSVVRSVAAEADEPIEALAITGQGDGLWLRDREGHQVGPAISWLDARASGVLDRWHETGVLRRVHELTGAGMFPGSAGPLLAHLAEHDPERLERAEVAGYCVDAIIQRLTGEITVDASDASLPFLDVPTRTYSAEALAACGLESHRRLLAEPAPPGKLFALDGSMARQLGLPSGLPVSAGPFDLPACALGAGIDEVGDGTLVIGTTLGCQVLRDEVGLVPGAEIAGMWLATPRADRFLRVMPAMVGTANLDWVLAMVGADVGELETLLGNSEPGAGGVSALSFLSSSGERAPFVEPRARGQFTGLSLETRPADLVRAMCEAVAYAARHNLEAAGLTGRVSACGGGAQSAAWSQIFADVLGRPLHVPYEQCVGGRGAAMTAWDSLGEPVDRVQWAADRHVVEPHPRAVEFYERGYRDYLAAIDRARPGWQAAAKGRQATPKEAGE, from the coding sequence ATGATTCTCGGAGTCGATGTCGGCACATCGGTGACGAAGGCGTCGCTGCTGGGCCGCGACGGCACGGCCACGGTCACCCACGGTGTGCGAAGCACGCTGCGCAGGCTTCCCGGGGGGCGGGTCGAGCAGGATCTCGACGAGGTCCTGGAGACAGTGCTCAGCGTCGTGCGCTCGGTGGCGGCCGAGGCCGACGAGCCGATCGAGGCCCTGGCCATCACCGGGCAGGGCGACGGGCTGTGGTTGCGGGACCGCGAGGGCCACCAGGTCGGCCCGGCCATCTCCTGGCTGGACGCGCGCGCGTCCGGCGTGCTGGACCGCTGGCACGAGACCGGCGTGCTGCGGCGCGTGCACGAACTGACCGGGGCGGGCATGTTCCCGGGCTCGGCAGGTCCGCTGCTGGCGCACCTGGCCGAGCACGACCCCGAGCGGCTGGAGCGCGCCGAGGTCGCCGGCTACTGCGTGGACGCGATCATCCAGCGGCTCACCGGCGAGATCACCGTCGATGCCTCCGACGCGTCGCTGCCGTTCCTCGACGTGCCCACCCGCACGTACTCGGCGGAGGCGCTGGCGGCCTGCGGGCTGGAGTCGCACCGCAGGCTGCTGGCCGAGCCCGCTCCGCCGGGCAAGCTGTTCGCGCTCGACGGCAGCATGGCCCGGCAGCTCGGACTGCCCTCCGGGCTGCCGGTGTCCGCTGGTCCGTTCGACCTGCCGGCCTGCGCGCTCGGTGCCGGGATCGACGAGGTCGGTGACGGCACCCTGGTGATCGGCACGACGCTGGGCTGCCAGGTACTGCGCGATGAGGTCGGTCTCGTCCCCGGTGCCGAGATCGCAGGCATGTGGCTGGCCACGCCCCGCGCCGACAGGTTCCTGCGAGTGATGCCGGCGATGGTCGGTACCGCCAACCTGGACTGGGTGCTGGCCATGGTCGGTGCCGACGTCGGTGAACTGGAGACGTTGCTGGGCAACAGCGAACCCGGTGCCGGTGGAGTGTCGGCGCTGTCGTTCCTGTCCAGCTCCGGCGAGCGCGCGCCGTTCGTCGAGCCGCGGGCACGGGGTCAGTTCACCGGGCTCTCGCTGGAAACCCGGCCCGCCGACCTGGTGCGGGCGATGTGCGAGGCGGTCGCCTACGCCGCCCGGCACAACCTCGAAGCCGCCGGGCTGACCGGCAGGGTCTCAGCCTGCGGCGGTGGCGCGCAGTCGGCGGCGTGGAGCCAGATCTTCGCCGACGTGCTCGGCAGGCCGCTGCACGTGCCGTACGAGCAGTGCGTCGGGGGCCGCGGTGCGGCCATGACCGCGTGGGACTCGCTGGGCGAACCCGTGGACCGTGTCCAGTGGGCCGCGGACCGGCACGTCGTGGAGCCGCACCCCCGCGCGGTCGAGTTCTACGAGCGCGGTTACCGCGACTACCTGGCCGCCATCGACCGGGCGCGACCGGGCTGGCAGGCGGCCGCGAAGGGCCGGCAGGCAACCCCGAAGGAGGCTGGCGAATGA
- a CDS encoding 2-hydroxyacid dehydrogenase translates to MTSVLAAGDHFVAPEVFVEALRNRAGDHDLEFSTLKLPWPVEPFGPVGNVQEASGTEQQLLESLAGVQIATTQMAPFTADVLAKSPDLRFVGVCRGGPVNVDLQAATEAGVVVSYAPGRNAAAAAEFAVGLVLAALRRIPASDAELKSGNWRGDYYAYENAGIELEGSTVGLVGYGAIGRIVARVLAAFGAHVLVADPFVKPEDATADGVELVELEDLLRRSSVVSLHARLTPETQHLLNADNLALLPEGAVLVNSARGGLLDYAPLPGLLKSGRLGALAVDVYDIEPPPRDWPLFDAPNVITTPHLAGATRQTAHRAADIVAGEVARFLAGERPRFVANPEVLDRIEGLRP, encoded by the coding sequence ATGACCAGCGTTCTCGCCGCGGGCGACCACTTCGTCGCTCCCGAGGTGTTCGTCGAGGCCCTGCGCAACCGCGCGGGCGACCACGACCTGGAGTTCAGCACGCTGAAGCTGCCGTGGCCGGTGGAGCCGTTCGGGCCCGTCGGCAACGTCCAGGAAGCCAGCGGCACCGAGCAGCAGCTGCTGGAGTCGCTGGCAGGTGTGCAGATCGCCACCACCCAGATGGCCCCGTTCACCGCCGACGTGCTGGCCAAGAGCCCCGACCTGCGCTTCGTCGGCGTCTGCCGGGGCGGCCCGGTCAACGTGGACCTGCAGGCAGCCACCGAGGCAGGCGTGGTCGTCAGCTACGCGCCCGGGCGCAACGCCGCCGCGGCGGCGGAGTTCGCGGTCGGTCTCGTCCTGGCCGCGCTGCGCCGCATCCCCGCCTCCGACGCCGAACTCAAGTCGGGCAACTGGCGCGGGGACTACTACGCCTACGAGAACGCGGGCATCGAGCTCGAAGGCTCCACGGTCGGCCTGGTCGGCTACGGCGCGATCGGGCGGATCGTGGCCCGGGTGCTGGCGGCGTTCGGCGCGCACGTCCTGGTCGCCGACCCGTTCGTCAAGCCCGAGGACGCCACCGCTGACGGTGTCGAGCTGGTGGAGCTGGAGGACCTGCTGCGGCGCAGCTCGGTCGTCAGCCTCCACGCTCGGCTCACCCCCGAGACCCAGCACCTGCTCAACGCCGACAACCTCGCGCTGCTGCCGGAGGGCGCGGTGCTGGTCAACTCCGCCCGTGGTGGTCTGCTCGACTACGCGCCGCTGCCCGGGCTGCTCAAGTCCGGCAGGCTCGGCGCGCTGGCGGTCGACGTCTACGACATCGAGCCGCCGCCGCGCGACTGGCCGTTGTTCGACGCGCCCAACGTGATCACCACTCCGCACCTGGCAGGCGCCACCCGGCAGACGGCGCACCGCGCCGCGGACATCGTTGCCGGCGAGGTCGCCCGGTTCCTGGCAGGTGAGCGGCCCCGCTTCGTGGCCAATCCGGAGGTGCTGGACCGCATCGAAGGCCTGCGGCCATGA
- a CDS encoding HAD family hydrolase: MTQPEAGARSAVVFDMDGVLVESEHLWERMWTAFAADRGKTWTAEQTRQVQGMSAPEWSAFLADFSEAEETAAQTEKAVVDGMIAALDGGEIELLPGSLRMVTETAARAPIALASSAPRRLIDAVLDRHGLTEHFSATVSSAEVPRGKPSPDVYLAAADKLGHPAEQCLAVEDSSNGLRAAAAAGMTVVAIPNSDYPPAEDALAAAGYVAADLDDVRERLLASLSTPVRG; encoded by the coding sequence ATGACGCAGCCCGAGGCGGGCGCGCGCAGCGCGGTCGTGTTCGACATGGACGGCGTTCTCGTCGAGAGCGAACATCTGTGGGAGCGGATGTGGACCGCGTTCGCGGCGGACCGGGGCAAGACCTGGACCGCCGAGCAGACCCGGCAGGTGCAGGGCATGAGCGCTCCGGAGTGGTCGGCCTTCCTGGCCGACTTCAGCGAGGCCGAGGAGACGGCGGCCCAGACCGAGAAGGCCGTGGTCGATGGCATGATCGCCGCGCTGGACGGTGGCGAGATCGAACTGCTGCCCGGATCGCTGCGGATGGTCACCGAGACCGCAGCCCGGGCGCCGATCGCGCTGGCATCCTCCGCGCCGCGCAGGCTGATCGACGCCGTCCTCGACCGCCACGGGCTGACCGAGCACTTCAGCGCCACGGTCTCCAGCGCTGAAGTGCCTCGCGGCAAGCCCAGCCCGGACGTCTACCTCGCCGCCGCGGACAAGCTCGGGCACCCGGCAGAGCAGTGCCTCGCGGTCGAGGACTCCAGCAACGGGTTGCGGGCGGCGGCCGCCGCTGGGATGACGGTGGTGGCCATCCCCAACTCCGACTACCCGCCCGCCGAGGACGCGCTGGCCGCGGCCGGCTACGTCGCCGCCGACCTCGACGACGTGCGCGAGCGGCTGCTCGCCTCGCTGTCCACGCCGGTCCGCGGCTGA
- a CDS encoding ribose-5-phosphate isomerase encodes MTDQTSWRIVVGSDDAGLAYKDALKKDLENDERVADVVDVGVGSDEHTAYPHVAVNAARMVAEGKADRALLVCGTGLGVAISANKVPGIRAVTAHDSYSVQRSVLSNNAQVLCFGERVIGLELARTLASQWLDHRFDETSASAEKVAAIGSYESTSDSPGVAC; translated from the coding sequence ATGACTGATCAGACTTCCTGGAGGATCGTCGTCGGTTCCGACGACGCCGGACTGGCGTACAAGGACGCGCTGAAGAAGGACTTGGAGAACGACGAGCGGGTCGCCGACGTCGTCGACGTCGGGGTCGGTTCCGATGAGCACACCGCCTACCCGCACGTCGCCGTGAACGCCGCGCGGATGGTCGCCGAGGGCAAGGCCGATCGGGCGCTGCTGGTGTGCGGGACCGGGCTGGGAGTGGCCATCAGCGCGAACAAGGTTCCCGGCATCCGCGCCGTGACCGCGCACGACAGCTACTCGGTGCAACGCTCGGTGCTGAGCAACAACGCCCAGGTATTGTGCTTCGGTGAGCGGGTGATCGGTCTCGAACTCGCCCGGACGCTGGCCTCGCAGTGGTTGGACCACCGCTTCGACGAGACCTCGGCCTCGGCGGAGAAGGTCGCCGCGATCGGTTCGTACGAGTCCACATCGGACTCACCAGGAGTGGCGTGTTGA
- a CDS encoding dihydroxyacetone kinase family protein, translated as MTRLYDDPASFTEDMVAGFVAAHPGYVRSVPGGVVRSRRGRQGKVAVVTGGGSGHYPAFCGVVGPGFADGAVIGNIFTSPSSEDAYSVARAADSGGGVVFSFGNYAGDNMHFGLAVERLERAGIRAHNVVVTDDVASAPAEERSKRRGVVGDFVVFKVASAAAEEGYEFDEVVRVAEHANDRTRSLGVAFDGCTLPGQDEALFHVPDGKMGLGLGIHGEPGVSERDMPSASELAKILVDGVLTEAPQGATPRVTAILNGLGATKYEELFVVWGAVSRLLAEAGVEVVEPEVGELVTSLDMAGCSLTLTWLDPELERLWSAPADTPAYRKGNAVTVSEPESTEVVEAAPIDEPVVVVAPAEGQATAATVVRALHSVADALRGAEDEFGRLDAIAGDGDHGRGMTKGSAAAVEAADAVLAHGVGPAAVLVAAGDAWAAKAGGTSGALWGAALRSFGDLLPDHRPATAEDLAAGAAAALSAVQRLGRAEAGDKTLVDALIPFVDTLKSAVADGSRGRDAWQQAAQEATRAAERTAELTPRTGRARPLAERSVGTPDPGATSLALALNEIAGVLTGEGVH; from the coding sequence ATGACTCGCCTGTACGACGATCCCGCGTCGTTCACCGAAGACATGGTGGCCGGTTTCGTGGCCGCCCACCCCGGCTACGTCCGGTCGGTGCCCGGTGGCGTGGTGCGCTCGCGACGCGGCCGCCAGGGCAAGGTCGCCGTCGTCACCGGTGGCGGCTCGGGGCACTACCCGGCGTTCTGCGGCGTGGTCGGCCCCGGTTTCGCCGACGGTGCGGTCATCGGCAACATCTTCACCTCCCCGTCGTCGGAGGACGCCTACTCGGTGGCCCGCGCCGCTGACAGCGGTGGCGGCGTCGTGTTCTCCTTCGGCAACTACGCCGGGGACAACATGCATTTCGGCCTGGCCGTGGAACGGTTGGAGCGGGCCGGGATCCGGGCGCACAACGTCGTCGTCACCGACGACGTCGCCAGCGCCCCCGCGGAGGAGCGCTCGAAGCGGCGCGGCGTGGTCGGCGACTTCGTGGTCTTCAAGGTCGCGTCCGCGGCGGCCGAGGAGGGCTACGAGTTCGACGAGGTCGTGCGCGTCGCCGAGCACGCCAACGACCGCACCCGCAGCCTCGGCGTGGCCTTCGACGGCTGCACCCTGCCGGGCCAGGACGAGGCGCTGTTCCACGTTCCGGACGGCAAGATGGGACTCGGGCTGGGTATCCACGGCGAACCGGGTGTGTCCGAGCGGGACATGCCGTCGGCCTCGGAGCTGGCGAAGATCCTCGTCGACGGCGTGCTCACGGAAGCGCCGCAAGGCGCGACGCCGCGGGTCACCGCGATACTCAACGGGCTCGGCGCGACCAAGTACGAGGAGCTGTTCGTCGTCTGGGGCGCCGTGTCGCGGCTGCTCGCCGAGGCCGGCGTCGAGGTCGTCGAACCCGAGGTCGGTGAACTGGTGACCAGCCTGGACATGGCCGGCTGCTCGCTGACGCTGACTTGGCTGGACCCGGAGCTGGAACGGCTCTGGAGCGCACCGGCCGACACGCCCGCCTACCGCAAGGGCAACGCGGTCACGGTGTCGGAGCCCGAGAGCACCGAGGTCGTCGAGGCCGCGCCGATCGACGAGCCGGTCGTGGTCGTCGCCCCTGCGGAGGGCCAGGCGACCGCCGCGACCGTGGTCCGCGCGCTGCACTCGGTGGCCGACGCGCTGCGCGGAGCCGAGGACGAGTTCGGGCGGCTCGACGCGATCGCGGGCGACGGGGATCACGGCCGCGGCATGACCAAGGGCAGCGCAGCCGCGGTGGAGGCCGCGGACGCGGTCCTCGCCCATGGCGTCGGCCCGGCAGCGGTGCTGGTGGCCGCCGGCGATGCGTGGGCGGCCAAGGCCGGCGGCACCTCCGGCGCGCTGTGGGGCGCGGCGCTGCGGTCCTTCGGCGACCTGCTGCCGGACCATCGTCCGGCGACCGCCGAGGACCTGGCGGCCGGAGCCGCCGCCGCGCTCAGCGCGGTGCAGCGCCTCGGCCGCGCCGAGGCGGGGGACAAGACGCTGGTCGATGCGCTGATCCCGTTCGTCGACACGCTCAAGAGCGCGGTTGCCGACGGCTCGCGCGGTCGCGACGCGTGGCAGCAGGCGGCACAGGAAGCCACCCGGGCCGCCGAACGGACCGCGGAGCTCACTCCGCGCACGGGCCGGGCCAGGCCGCTTGCCGAGCGCAGCGTCGGAACCCCCGATCCCGGCGCCACCTCGCTGGCACTGGCCCTGAACGAGATCGCCGGTGTGCTCACCGGTGAAGGCGTGCACTGA
- a CDS encoding GNAT family N-acetyltransferase: protein MTPTENSHGTDPGSARRGKGDWTRELVELAALFLAAGTAHLFVAGMQSHSGGSYALIALSGLIVLVVVGRRLWRHRRRPVEAPAAPADGVDFEDVQDRSRRLWRLRASVTDSPGRLARLAAGLAALGGNIRTVHVHPVADGAVDEVLLHVPARVTEAELIAAVAEAGGRDATATRADVRELDDVPTRTLNLAKDLVNGRSELVRVLRGVLGDIGVQWREDVLAPGAEGLDGATIRLAAPGGGTLVLERSGSSFTPAEYARARAMAELAQDCRGRMRRDTQQVSVDGAELTLRVADQDDLPMVAEFHERCSAAARYRRYFSPGPSGEKGLQRLLTPALGRAVLALAPTGEVVAMGNLMYDGDIGEIALLVRDDWQRRGVGSVLAARLVEEAGLLGIATLSAHTHVDNTAIARTLRKAGLKLVGAPEPGEWCWMKATAPAVA from the coding sequence ATGACTCCCACCGAGAACTCGCACGGAACCGACCCCGGCTCGGCCAGGCGTGGCAAGGGGGACTGGACGCGCGAACTGGTCGAGCTGGCAGCGCTTTTCCTCGCGGCGGGCACGGCGCACCTGTTCGTCGCCGGCATGCAAAGCCACTCCGGCGGTTCCTACGCCCTGATCGCCTTGAGTGGTCTGATCGTCCTCGTGGTCGTGGGGCGCCGGCTGTGGAGGCACCGACGGCGTCCCGTCGAGGCACCGGCGGCACCCGCAGACGGGGTCGACTTCGAGGACGTCCAAGACCGCTCGCGCAGGCTGTGGCGGTTGCGCGCATCGGTCACCGACAGCCCGGGGCGGCTGGCGCGACTGGCCGCCGGGCTGGCCGCGCTCGGCGGCAACATCCGCACGGTGCACGTGCACCCCGTGGCCGACGGCGCGGTCGACGAGGTCCTGCTGCACGTCCCGGCCAGGGTCACCGAGGCCGAGCTGATCGCAGCCGTCGCCGAGGCCGGCGGGCGGGACGCGACGGCGACGCGAGCCGACGTCCGGGAGCTCGATGACGTGCCCACGCGCACGCTGAACCTGGCCAAGGACCTGGTCAACGGCAGGTCCGAGCTGGTCAGAGTCCTTCGCGGCGTGCTCGGCGACATCGGCGTCCAGTGGCGGGAGGACGTCCTGGCACCCGGTGCGGAGGGATTGGACGGGGCGACGATCCGGCTGGCCGCACCCGGCGGCGGAACACTCGTGCTGGAGCGCTCCGGCAGTTCCTTCACGCCCGCCGAGTACGCGCGGGCGCGGGCGATGGCGGAGCTGGCGCAGGACTGCCGCGGGCGGATGCGGCGCGACACCCAGCAGGTCAGCGTCGACGGCGCCGAGCTGACGTTGCGGGTGGCCGACCAGGACGACCTGCCGATGGTGGCGGAGTTCCACGAACGGTGCTCCGCGGCCGCCCGGTACCGCCGCTACTTCAGCCCGGGGCCGTCCGGCGAGAAGGGGCTGCAGCGGCTGCTCACCCCGGCGCTGGGCCGGGCGGTGCTGGCGCTGGCGCCCACGGGCGAGGTCGTCGCGATGGGCAACCTGATGTACGACGGCGACATCGGGGAGATCGCGTTGCTGGTGCGCGACGACTGGCAGCGCAGGGGCGTCGGTTCGGTGCTGGCGGCCAGGCTCGTCGAGGAGGCGGGGCTACTGGGGATCGCTACGCTCAGCGCGCACACGCACGTGGACAACACTGCCATTGCCAGGACGCTGCGCAAGGCCGGGCTCAAGCTCGTCGGCGCGCCCGAGCCGGGCGAATGGTGCTGGATGAAGGCGACCGCCCCGGCCGTCGCCTAG